In Acidobacteriota bacterium, one DNA window encodes the following:
- the dnaB gene encoding replicative DNA helicase, which translates to MAEIAAPAPQRTLPHNLEAERSVLGAILIDNDTYNVAAAMLDSKAFFRDAHRRIYERMSDLSERSQPIDLVTLKEELERAGELDEVGGPAYIASLVDGVPRSTNVEYYAQIVKEKATLRSLIFSANKIVSNAYEADQEADLILDEAESAIFAVAEDRIKSGFVHMRDLVRESFPKIEKLFENKTFVTGVPTGFEDIDRKTRGLQAGDLVIVAARPSMGKTSLVLNICQYVATHGGVAGFFSLEMSKESLFMRMLASEAKIDMYRLLSGQIGQKEYGLITHALETLSEGQLFVDDTAGIGVMEMRAKARRLKAEHGLNLLAIDYVQLMTGRGRFENRNLELASISRSLKGLAKELSVPIIVLSQLSRAPEARSDKRPMLSDLRESGALEQDADVVCMIFREEMYKTDDTPADSDGVAEIISAKQRNGPTGTVKLTFLREQTRFANYSGPGYAVSDD; encoded by the coding sequence ATGGCCGAAATCGCGGCACCAGCACCGCAACGCACCCTGCCTCATAACCTCGAGGCAGAGCGTTCGGTGCTGGGCGCCATCCTGATCGACAACGACACTTACAACGTCGCGGCGGCCATGCTCGACAGCAAGGCATTCTTCCGTGATGCGCACCGGCGCATTTACGAGCGGATGTCCGACCTGTCGGAGCGCAGCCAGCCGATCGATCTGGTCACGCTCAAGGAAGAGCTCGAGCGGGCCGGCGAGCTGGACGAGGTGGGCGGTCCTGCCTACATCGCGTCGCTGGTCGACGGCGTGCCGCGCTCGACCAACGTCGAGTACTACGCGCAGATCGTCAAGGAAAAGGCCACGCTGCGCAGCCTGATCTTCTCGGCCAACAAGATTGTCTCGAACGCCTACGAGGCCGACCAGGAAGCCGACCTGATCCTGGACGAGGCCGAAAGCGCGATCTTCGCGGTGGCCGAGGACCGCATCAAGTCAGGCTTCGTGCACATGCGCGACCTGGTGCGCGAGAGCTTCCCCAAGATCGAGAAGCTGTTCGAGAATAAGACCTTCGTCACCGGCGTGCCGACCGGGTTCGAAGACATCGACCGCAAGACCCGCGGCCTGCAGGCGGGCGACCTGGTGATCGTTGCCGCCCGTCCGTCGATGGGCAAGACCAGCCTGGTGCTGAACATCTGCCAGTACGTGGCCACGCACGGCGGCGTCGCCGGTTTCTTCAGCCTCGAAATGTCGAAGGAATCGCTGTTCATGCGCATGCTCGCATCGGAGGCGAAGATCGACATGTACCGGCTGTTGAGCGGGCAGATCGGCCAGAAGGAATACGGTCTGATTACGCACGCGCTCGAAACGCTCAGCGAAGGCCAGCTGTTCGTGGACGACACCGCCGGCATCGGCGTGATGGAAATGCGCGCCAAGGCGCGCCGGCTCAAGGCCGAGCACGGCCTGAACCTGCTGGCGATCGACTACGTGCAGCTGATGACCGGCCGCGGCCGGTTCGAGAACCGCAACCTGGAACTGGCGTCGATTTCGCGCTCGCTCAAGGGCCTGGCCAAGGAACTGAGCGTGCCGATTATCGTGCTGTCGCAGCTGTCGCGCGCGCCCGAGGCGCGTTCCGACAAGCGCCCCATGCTGTCGGACCTGCGTGAGTCGGGCGCCCTCGAACAGGACGCCGACGTCGTGTGCATGATCTTCCGCGAAGAGATGTACAAGACCGACGACACGCCGGCCGATTCCGACGGCGTGGCCG